A window from Planifilum fulgidum encodes these proteins:
- a CDS encoding YbjQ family protein — protein sequence MLITTTNTLQGKEIVEYLGVASGQAIMGANVVRDFLAGITDVIGGRSGAYESKLNDAKEIALREMAQEARAMGGNAVIGVDLDFETIRDGMIMCIATGTAVRIK from the coding sequence GTGCTCATCACCACCACCAACACCCTCCAGGGAAAAGAAATCGTGGAATATCTCGGGGTTGCCAGCGGTCAGGCGATCATGGGGGCCAATGTGGTCCGCGATTTTCTGGCGGGAATCACCGATGTCATCGGCGGCCGAAGCGGCGCTTACGAAAGCAAGTTGAACGACGCGAAGGAGATCGCCCTCAGGGAGATGGCTCAGGAGGCGCGAGCCATGGGCGGCAATGCGGTGATCGGAGTGGATCTGGATTTTGAAACGATCCGGGACGGCATGATCATGTGCATTGCAACGGGGACCGCCGTCCGGATAAAATAA
- a CDS encoding ImmA/IrrE family metallo-endopeptidase: protein METMEKDRIGTIRDNAWQLIRETDIRWLPVDPFLLAERLGVRIISARRIAKSAHFDPRSMEEGRGAFLLVHREKETFTIVLDDGLRSGEVLRWTVLRELGHIRLGHAAAPAKDGVPPKRSPRQVLEAERFAAEVLAPLPLLRAAGATRRELIAFMCEIPDAVAEEREQALNGYDETCRAAEEWMRRQFADYLKPVAHCASPDGYYGLLGTIKRNPEGRPMNQKHAYVETDERGRFLYCPRCGNRNFSEDAKYCKMCGIYLFNECTNQSRFDERIGADHWCGRINPGDARYCEHCGAETILTQLGLLKPWQEVMIPKKEVATSRIPDPMEENDGKPIEISKDEMPF from the coding sequence ATGGAAACGATGGAAAAAGACCGCATCGGGACCATCCGGGACAACGCCTGGCAACTGATCCGCGAAACGGATATCCGCTGGTTGCCCGTCGATCCCTTTCTCCTCGCCGAACGATTGGGAGTCCGGATCATTTCCGCCCGCCGGATCGCCAAAAGCGCCCATTTCGACCCGCGATCGATGGAAGAGGGGCGCGGCGCGTTCCTTCTCGTTCACCGGGAAAAGGAAACGTTCACCATCGTCCTGGATGACGGGCTGCGTTCCGGGGAGGTTCTCCGCTGGACCGTCCTGCGCGAACTGGGACATATCCGGCTCGGACACGCAGCCGCACCGGCGAAAGACGGGGTCCCCCCGAAGCGTTCCCCCCGTCAAGTCCTGGAAGCGGAACGGTTTGCGGCGGAGGTGCTCGCCCCCTTGCCCCTGCTGCGGGCGGCCGGTGCCACCCGACGGGAGTTGATCGCCTTCATGTGCGAGATCCCCGATGCGGTGGCGGAAGAGAGGGAACAAGCCCTGAACGGATACGACGAAACCTGTCGGGCGGCGGAGGAGTGGATGAGGCGGCAGTTCGCGGACTACCTGAAACCGGTGGCCCACTGTGCCAGTCCCGACGGGTATTACGGCCTGCTGGGAACGATAAAACGAAATCCGGAGGGAAGACCGATGAATCAAAAGCACGCCTACGTCGAAACGGACGAAAGGGGACGGTTCCTCTATTGCCCCCGTTGCGGAAACCGGAATTTTTCCGAGGACGCCAAGTATTGCAAGATGTGCGGGATCTACCTGTTCAACGAATGCACCAACCAGTCCCGGTTTGACGAGCGCATCGGCGCAGACCACTGGTGCGGCCGCATCAATCCGGGGGATGCCCGCTATTGTGAGCACTGCGGGGCGGAAACGATCCTCACTCAGCTCGGACTGCTCAAACCCTGGCAGGAAGTGATGATTCCCAAGAAGGAAGTGGCCACCTCCCGGATTCCCGATCCGATGGAGGAAAACGACGGAAAACCGATCGAAATCTCCAAGGATGAGATGCCCTTTTGA
- the pdaB gene encoding polysaccharide deacetylase family sporulation protein PdaB has protein sequence MNFFWVLSGQKIKRIAVLVVAVFFAAGIFYAEKKNIQVFLPVETGPEAIYSVETDKKQLALTFDISWGEERAGPILDVLEQKGVKKATFFLSSPWAESHPDIVKRIVDMNYEIGSHGHRHDNYSTYSEEKIREQISKADHILTKLTGKKPNLIRFPNGDFDKRVLRIADSLGYTTIQWDTDSLDWMNPGTDKIVQRVVSKAHPGDIILMHASDSCRQTHEALPEIIDKLRDKGYEFVTVSELIAGTKVKTDPIE, from the coding sequence ATGAACTTTTTCTGGGTTTTATCCGGCCAAAAGATCAAACGGATCGCCGTGTTGGTCGTTGCGGTGTTCTTTGCGGCAGGCATCTTCTATGCCGAAAAGAAAAACATCCAGGTCTTTCTCCCCGTGGAAACAGGTCCTGAAGCGATCTACAGCGTGGAAACCGACAAAAAGCAGTTGGCGCTCACCTTTGACATCAGCTGGGGAGAGGAGCGGGCCGGCCCCATCCTCGATGTGCTGGAACAGAAAGGGGTCAAGAAGGCCACCTTCTTCCTTTCCTCCCCCTGGGCGGAGAGCCACCCGGACATCGTCAAACGGATCGTCGACATGAACTATGAAATCGGCAGTCACGGCCACCGGCACGACAATTACAGCACCTACAGCGAGGAGAAAATCCGGGAGCAGATCTCCAAGGCGGATCACATCCTGACCAAGCTGACGGGCAAAAAGCCCAATCTGATCCGCTTCCCCAACGGAGACTTCGACAAACGGGTGCTCCGCATCGCCGACAGCCTGGGATACACCACCATCCAGTGGGACACCGATTCCCTCGACTGGATGAATCCCGGCACAGACAAAATCGTTCAGCGCGTCGTCAGCAAAGCCCATCCCGGCGACATCATCCTGATGCACGCCAGCGATTCCTGCCGCCAAACCCATGAAGCGCTGCCGGAAATCATCGACAAGCTCCGGGACAAGGGATATGAATTCGTGACGGTCTCCGAGTTGATCGCCGGGACCAAAGTGAAAACCGATCCGATCGAATGA
- the gerD gene encoding spore germination lipoprotein GerD → MRHLLFSAMILILATACSSPAQRPESQGPDYQQIKEMVVDVLETNEGKKAIREMMKDPEFKREVVIADKDVEKAVAKTMQDPKTKKQLEEILKKREVAKNLAEVTRKEQEKLMKQLMKDPEYQKLLLDVLRDPEFEENLLHLMKSRQYRKEMTKVMEDALETPSFQKKFEKLLEEAVKKAEQKKKKGGSQDGGEQEQQGGTNSA, encoded by the coding sequence ATGCGACACCTTTTATTCTCCGCAATGATCCTCATTCTTGCCACCGCATGCAGCAGTCCGGCCCAACGACCCGAAAGCCAGGGGCCGGATTACCAGCAGATAAAGGAAATGGTCGTGGACGTCCTTGAGACCAACGAAGGGAAAAAGGCTATCCGGGAAATGATGAAGGACCCGGAATTCAAGCGGGAAGTAGTCATCGCCGACAAGGATGTGGAGAAGGCCGTCGCCAAAACGATGCAGGATCCGAAGACGAAAAAGCAACTGGAAGAGATCCTCAAAAAGAGGGAAGTGGCCAAAAACCTGGCCGAAGTGACCCGCAAGGAACAGGAAAAGCTGATGAAGCAGCTGATGAAGGACCCCGAGTACCAAAAACTTCTGCTGGATGTCCTGCGGGATCCGGAATTTGAGGAAAACCTCCTCCACCTGATGAAAAGCCGTCAATACCGCAAAGAGATGACCAAGGTGATGGAAGACGCCCTGGAAACCCCGTCTTTCCAGAAGAAATTCGAGAAGCTCCTGGAGGAGGCGGTAAAAAAAGCGGAACAGAAAAAGAAAAAGGGCGGATCCCAGGACGGCGGCGAACAAGAACAGCAGGGAGGAACCAACAGCGCCTGA
- a CDS encoding P-loop NTPase — MLTQEKILDALRGVKDPELGMSLVELGMIRNIRIDGSRVSLDVILTIQGCPLKVKIQEDVEKAIRALGAEEVNIRFGSMTDEERAALSARLRQQRAGAGSAPKPGAPLSPLLAEDSKTQFIAIASGKGGVGKSTVTVNLAVAMAREGKKVGIIDADIYGFSVPDMMGIEQGPVVIDKTILPVERFGVKVMSMAFFVRDNAPVIWRGPMLGKMLRNFFTEVHWDELDYMLLDLPPGTGDVALDVHQLIPQSKEIIVTTPHATAAFVAARAGNMALHTKHEILGVVENMSWYACSACGKKDYVFGRGGGEKLAKELGTELLAQIPLGAPDNDINDPDFSPSVYAPDTETGRIYAELARRIIQKTPAEVKN; from the coding sequence ATGCTCACGCAGGAAAAGATTTTGGATGCCCTCAGGGGAGTGAAGGATCCGGAGCTGGGCATGAGCCTGGTGGAGCTCGGCATGATTCGCAACATCCGGATCGACGGCTCCCGGGTGTCTTTGGACGTCATTTTGACCATACAGGGTTGTCCGCTCAAGGTGAAGATTCAGGAAGACGTGGAGAAGGCGATCCGTGCCCTGGGCGCGGAGGAGGTAAATATCCGCTTCGGTTCGATGACGGATGAGGAGCGCGCCGCTCTGTCGGCCAGACTGCGGCAGCAGCGCGCGGGGGCAGGTTCCGCGCCCAAACCCGGCGCTCCCCTCTCGCCGCTGTTGGCCGAGGATTCCAAAACCCAGTTTATCGCCATCGCCAGCGGCAAGGGTGGGGTCGGCAAGTCCACCGTCACCGTCAATCTGGCGGTCGCGATGGCCCGGGAAGGGAAAAAAGTGGGAATCATCGATGCCGATATCTACGGTTTCAGCGTGCCCGACATGATGGGAATCGAGCAGGGTCCCGTCGTGATCGACAAGACGATTCTGCCCGTCGAGCGGTTCGGGGTGAAGGTGATGTCGATGGCCTTCTTCGTCCGGGACAACGCTCCGGTGATCTGGCGGGGTCCGATGCTGGGCAAAATGCTTCGCAACTTCTTCACCGAAGTTCATTGGGACGAGCTCGACTACATGCTTCTCGACCTGCCCCCGGGAACCGGTGATGTGGCGCTGGATGTGCACCAGCTGATTCCCCAGAGCAAGGAGATCATCGTCACCACCCCCCACGCCACGGCCGCGTTCGTCGCCGCCCGGGCGGGGAACATGGCTCTGCACACCAAACACGAGATCCTGGGCGTGGTGGAAAACATGTCCTGGTATGCCTGCTCCGCCTGCGGAAAGAAGGATTACGTCTTCGGCCGCGGCGGCGGCGAAAAGCTGGCCAAGGAACTGGGAACGGAGCTGCTCGCCCAGATTCCCCTGGGCGCTCCGGACAACGACATCAACGATCCCGATTTCTCTCCCTCCGTTTATGCTCCCGATACGGAGACGGGGCGAATTTATGCCGAGTTGGCCCGCAGGATCATTCAAAAGACCCCTGCAGAGGTCAAAAACTGA
- the rpsI gene encoding 30S ribosomal protein S9 produces MAQVQYYGTGRRKESVARVRLVPGDGRIVVNGRDLDDYFGMETLKAIVRQPLVLTDTVNRYDVLVNVRGGGFTGQAGAIRHGIARALLKVDPELRPTLKRAGFLTRDPRMKERKKYGLKKARRAPQFSKR; encoded by the coding sequence GTGGCCCAAGTCCAATATTACGGAACGGGTCGGCGCAAGGAGTCGGTCGCCCGCGTGCGGCTGGTTCCCGGGGATGGCCGGATCGTTGTCAACGGCCGTGACCTGGACGATTATTTCGGCATGGAAACCCTGAAGGCGATCGTGCGCCAGCCGTTGGTGTTGACGGATACGGTGAACCGCTACGATGTGCTGGTGAATGTGCGCGGAGGCGGATTCACCGGTCAAGCGGGAGCCATCCGCCATGGAATCGCCCGGGCGCTGTTGAAGGTGGATCCGGAACTGCGTCCGACCCTGAAGCGGGCCGGTTTCTTGACCCGCGACCCGCGGATGAAAGAGCGGAAAAAGTACGGTCTCAAAAAGGCCCGTCGCGCTCCCCAATTCTCCAAACGGTAA
- the cwlD gene encoding N-acetylmuramoyl-L-alanine amidase CwlD — MSWDALKEHRWRLLCAGAVAAALVALLLLSFFREWSRTVWHMPLAGRVIVLDPGHGGVDGGAVSKSGVVEKEVTLKIALHLRDYLQEAGALVIMTREKDTDLADSSVRGLSRRKTQDLMRRVRIVKESGADALISIHLNAIPSPRWKGAQTFYHPGNEENKKLASFIQAELIRTLENTKRLPKQSGDIFILKASPVPAAMVEVGFLSNPEEAARLGDEKYQKKLAAAIYFGILRFYSEEKIPPEMNAG, encoded by the coding sequence ATGAGCTGGGATGCGCTCAAGGAGCATCGATGGAGGCTGTTGTGTGCGGGAGCCGTCGCCGCCGCGCTCGTGGCTTTGCTCTTATTGTCGTTTTTCCGGGAGTGGAGCCGGACCGTCTGGCACATGCCCTTGGCCGGCCGGGTGATCGTTCTCGACCCCGGCCACGGGGGGGTGGACGGAGGTGCCGTCAGTAAATCCGGCGTGGTGGAAAAGGAAGTGACCCTGAAAATCGCCCTGCATCTCCGGGATTACCTTCAGGAGGCGGGCGCGCTGGTGATCATGACCCGGGAGAAGGACACCGATTTGGCGGACAGCTCCGTCCGGGGCCTGAGCCGGCGCAAAACCCAGGACCTCATGCGGCGGGTGCGGATCGTCAAGGAGAGCGGCGCGGATGCCCTGATCAGCATTCACCTCAACGCGATTCCCTCTCCCCGCTGGAAGGGGGCGCAAACCTTTTACCATCCCGGAAACGAAGAAAACAAAAAATTGGCTTCATTCATACAGGCGGAACTGATCCGCACCTTGGAAAACACCAAACGGCTTCCCAAGCAGAGCGGGGACATTTTTATCCTGAAGGCCTCACCGGTGCCTGCGGCCATGGTGGAGGTGGGATTTTTGTCCAATCCGGAGGAGGCGGCCCGGCTGGGTGACGAGAAGTATCAGAAGAAGCTGGCCGCGGCGATATATTTCGGAATTCTGCGGTTTTACAGCGAGGAGAAGATTCCTCCGGAAATGAACGCCGGATAG
- a CDS encoding KinB-signaling pathway activation protein, whose translation MTIRNWLFLFVTTLALGGVAALLIGFLLELFMGEMGLDLSQRLLAGLLFGAVAQMGFFAYLIFNWVASGFFRKDFWFHAVQVLLLLLVLGEVVVFGYLADAEGRILVPEALVGFITLAAGLLVAFWKMKLTNGRGFVPALFFMVVATLLESGTALKQDSLMMMLYTVLTILVCNAWQILWIHRLVAPPKAEGGKGRKKKGVAAPAAAGSKK comes from the coding sequence ATGACGATACGGAATTGGCTTTTTTTGTTTGTCACCACCCTGGCCCTGGGGGGCGTCGCGGCGCTTTTGATCGGCTTTTTACTGGAACTTTTCATGGGGGAAATGGGACTCGACCTGTCTCAGCGGCTGCTCGCCGGTCTGCTTTTCGGCGCGGTGGCGCAGATGGGCTTTTTTGCCTACCTGATCTTCAATTGGGTCGCCTCCGGATTTTTCCGGAAGGATTTCTGGTTTCATGCCGTCCAGGTGTTGCTTCTCCTCCTGGTGCTGGGTGAGGTGGTCGTTTTCGGGTACCTGGCCGATGCCGAGGGGAGGATTCTGGTGCCCGAGGCCCTTGTCGGATTTATCACCCTGGCCGCCGGATTGCTGGTGGCCTTCTGGAAAATGAAACTGACGAACGGTCGGGGGTTCGTGCCGGCCCTCTTCTTCATGGTGGTGGCGACGCTGCTCGAATCCGGCACCGCCCTCAAACAGGACTCCCTGATGATGATGCTGTACACGGTGTTGACGATCCTGGTCTGCAATGCATGGCAGATCCTGTGGATCCACCGCCTGGTGGCTCCTCCGAAGGCCGAGGGCGGAAAGGGCCGGAAGAAAAAGGGCGTGGCTGCTCCGGCGGCGGCCGGCTCCAAAAAATAG